A genomic region of uncultured Fretibacterium sp. contains the following coding sequences:
- a CDS encoding DUF4392 domain-containing protein — protein MTALDSLRGIVASDLGGRRASRLSDASLWERAFSLCWAARSALIVTGFFIRSASAPETDGPPGSVVLGRALAFLGKRVSLATDRHNLSALDACSGSVGGPSVLCLDGPDPAALEGFDLLVFLERPGRAGDGRYYNMRGEDIGTVVVPLDDLALTAVGLGVPVLGIGDGGNEAGMGALYEPLVRLLPHYAPFLSRVPSTVCLPVDVSNWGGYALAALLSVPFGRWVGLDEGEEKRMLAALRDRGAVDGVSGLGGCSVDGFALPDLNRVSSRLRSWYAGCVERGGPWPLADPS, from the coding sequence CTCCCTGTGGGAGCGGGCGTTCTCCCTCTGTTGGGCGGCGCGGAGCGCGTTGATCGTCACGGGGTTCTTCATCCGATCGGCCTCGGCCCCCGAGACGGACGGCCCCCCGGGTTCGGTTGTCCTCGGAAGGGCCCTGGCCTTTCTGGGAAAGAGGGTTTCTCTTGCGACGGACCGCCATAACCTCTCCGCGCTGGATGCCTGTTCCGGGAGCGTCGGTGGGCCCTCGGTCCTTTGCCTGGATGGGCCTGATCCCGCGGCCCTCGAGGGGTTCGACCTCCTGGTGTTCCTGGAGCGCCCCGGGCGGGCCGGGGATGGGCGCTACTATAATATGAGGGGCGAGGACATCGGTACCGTGGTCGTTCCCTTGGACGACCTGGCCCTCACAGCGGTAGGGTTGGGGGTTCCCGTGCTGGGGATTGGCGACGGCGGAAACGAGGCGGGTATGGGGGCCCTCTACGAGCCCTTGGTGCGGCTCCTTCCCCACTATGCGCCCTTTCTGTCCCGCGTTCCCTCGACGGTATGCCTTCCCGTGGACGTATCGAACTGGGGAGGGTACGCCCTGGCCGCGCTCCTGTCCGTCCCGTTCGGCCGCTGGGTGGGCTTGGACGAGGGGGAGGAGAAGCGGATGCTCGCGGCCCTTCGGGACCGGGGGGCTGTCGACGGGGTTTCAGGGCTTGGCGGATGTTCGGTGGACGGCTTCGCGCTTCCTGATCTGAATCGAGTCTCCTCCCGGCTTCGGAGCTGGTATGCGGGGTGCGTGGAGCGTGGGGGCCCCTGGCCCCTGGCGGATCCGTCATGA